A section of the Clostridium omnivorum genome encodes:
- a CDS encoding sensor histidine kinase — MYIISLSTVAVVVTERSYNNLLKSEIERSLKEEEYVGSNISLYLITNKRLLKEKMEIKNFTDTIIDMFGTKDNFIELYSYDLRLLSTNVPKEMIFQRDEIKVALKEGKNYVLRNYGGKYYIFITETIQTDGEEIVLAFIKDITAVKQQRVNEYKFFLQAGMLGLIIVAALARIMGKVVTSPIGSLSGAVQNISSGNYKERVDLKSKDEIGVLANEFNKMADEIERRIEALKLEGESKQRFIDNLTHELRTPLTSIIGYSELIETTNYDEAMIKKGVGYINSEGKRMLKMVNSMMNMILLRENTLSFEKYNIQPLLEEVMDIMKVKAVKKNVSITREGRELELEIDLDLFKEVLLNLVDNALNVSSAGKNIAIGAEIYNKRNCVYVRDEGKGISEEDISKIFEPFYRVDQSRARKAGGMGLGLSICNEIIKAHGAEFKVESELGQGTVVRIIF, encoded by the coding sequence GTGTATATCATATCTTTAAGCACGGTGGCAGTTGTTGTTACTGAAAGAAGTTATAATAATCTTTTAAAAAGCGAGATTGAGAGAAGTTTGAAAGAAGAGGAGTATGTGGGTTCAAATATATCACTGTATCTTATCACTAATAAGAGACTTTTAAAAGAAAAAATGGAGATTAAAAACTTTACGGATACAATTATTGATATGTTTGGGACTAAAGACAACTTTATAGAACTCTATAGTTATGATTTAAGACTACTTTCAACTAATGTTCCTAAGGAAATGATATTTCAAAGAGATGAAATTAAGGTAGCCCTAAAAGAAGGAAAAAATTATGTTTTAAGAAATTATGGAGGAAAGTACTACATATTTATAACAGAAACTATTCAGACTGATGGGGAAGAAATTGTTTTGGCTTTTATTAAAGATATCACCGCTGTAAAACAGCAGAGAGTTAACGAATATAAGTTTTTTTTGCAAGCAGGAATGCTTGGCCTCATAATTGTGGCTGCATTAGCTAGAATAATGGGAAAGGTCGTTACAAGCCCTATAGGCTCACTTAGTGGAGCAGTACAAAATATATCTTCAGGTAATTATAAGGAGAGAGTAGATTTAAAATCTAAGGATGAAATTGGAGTACTTGCTAATGAATTCAATAAGATGGCAGATGAAATTGAGAGAAGAATTGAAGCGCTAAAACTTGAGGGTGAAAGCAAACAGCGATTTATTGATAATCTAACTCATGAATTAAGAACTCCACTAACCTCCATAATAGGCTATTCAGAGCTTATTGAAACTACAAATTATGATGAAGCGATGATAAAAAAAGGAGTAGGGTATATTAATTCTGAAGGTAAGAGAATGCTTAAAATGGTAAATAGTATGATGAATATGATATTGCTTAGAGAAAATACACTTTCCTTTGAAAAATATAATATTCAGCCTTTACTGGAAGAAGTTATGGATATAATGAAAGTGAAGGCTGTAAAGAAGAATGTGAGCATAACTCGAGAGGGAAGAGAACTGGAACTTGAGATTGATCTGGATTTATTTAAAGAAGTGCTGCTAAATCTAGTGGATAATGCTTTAAATGTGTCAAGTGCTGGAAAAAATATTGCTATTGGTGCAGAAATATACAACAAAAGAAATTGTGTATATGTAAGAGATGAAGGAAAGGGCATTTCCGAGGAAGATATAAGCAAAATATTTGAGCCTTTTTATAGAGTAGATCAATCTAGAGCTAGAAAGGCAGGAGGCATGGGACTTGGATTATCTATTTGTAATGAGATAATAAAGGCACATGGAGCAGAGTTTAAAGTAGAAAGTGAACTTGGACAAGGTACGGTTGTAAGAATAATTTTTTGA
- a CDS encoding response regulator transcription factor: MEKILIIEDEEPISELVKINLNMAGYEVIQAMDGEEGLKIINEGKVDLVILDIMLPKIDGYALMPQILQKDIPVIVLTAKDSLRDKVVGLNMGADDYITKPFEGMELIARTKVVLRRIVKEEKVKGFDDVQILLDSRRVLKNGCDVELTPKEFELLNVFIENKGIVLTREKLLEIVWEYDYEGNTRTVDIHVQRLRTKLNTDKIKTVYKIGYRLEI, translated from the coding sequence TTGGAGAAAATACTTATAATAGAGGACGAAGAGCCAATTTCTGAACTTGTAAAAATAAATCTTAACATGGCAGGCTACGAAGTGATTCAAGCTATGGATGGGGAAGAGGGTCTAAAAATAATAAATGAAGGAAAAGTTGACTTAGTGATATTAGATATTATGCTTCCTAAAATAGATGGATATGCTTTGATGCCACAGATACTGCAAAAGGATATACCGGTAATAGTTCTTACAGCTAAGGACAGCTTGAGAGATAAGGTAGTTGGATTAAATATGGGGGCAGATGATTATATAACAAAACCTTTTGAAGGTATGGAATTAATAGCTAGAACTAAAGTAGTACTGCGAAGAATAGTAAAGGAAGAGAAAGTTAAGGGATTTGATGATGTCCAAATTCTTTTAGATAGCAGAAGAGTTTTAAAGAATGGCTGTGATGTAGAACTTACACCTAAGGAATTTGAACTTCTGAATGTATTTATTGAAAATAAAGGTATAGTTTTAACTAGAGAAAAACTACTTGAAATAGTATGGGAATATGACTATGAAGGAAATACAAGAACGGTTGATATACACGTTCAAAGACTTAGAACAAAGTTAAACACAGATAAAATTAAAACTGTATATAAAATTGGGTATAGGCTGGAAATATGA
- the corA gene encoding magnesium/cobalt transporter CorA produces the protein MARLVKNTKKVGTAPGSLIHTGNYKNDVIDITLIEYNKDIYHRKKLNNIEDCFKLRNSDTVKWVNVEGLNDVSIIEKIGKEFKLHPLMLEDILNTSQRPKMDDYDDYIYIVLKMLYYNEKNNEISSEQLSFVYVDNYVFTFQEFGGDVFDGIRERLETAKGNVRKLGADYLIYGLIDAIVDSYFIILEKIGDNTEDIEQELMEDPKKELLQSIYKLKREMIFLNNSIWPLRELVSALARTESSVFDKNTSLYFRDVYDHIIQVIDIIESYRDMVSGMLDTYLSSISNRTNDVMKVLTIFSTMFIPLTFLVGIYGMNFENMPELKWRYGYIVFWLLTVIIIYIMLRYFKRKKWL, from the coding sequence ATGGCTAGACTTGTTAAAAATACAAAAAAAGTTGGAACAGCTCCAGGGAGCTTAATTCACACTGGCAATTATAAAAATGACGTAATTGATATAACTTTAATTGAATATAATAAAGATATTTATCACAGAAAAAAGTTAAATAACATTGAAGATTGCTTTAAGCTAAGAAATTCAGATACTGTAAAATGGGTGAATGTTGAAGGCTTAAATGATGTAAGTATAATTGAAAAGATAGGAAAAGAATTTAAGCTTCATCCATTGATGCTGGAGGATATACTTAATACTTCTCAAAGACCTAAAATGGATGACTATGATGACTATATATACATAGTATTAAAAATGCTATATTATAATGAAAAAAATAATGAAATAAGTTCTGAGCAATTGAGTTTTGTTTATGTGGATAACTATGTATTTACTTTTCAAGAATTTGGCGGTGATGTATTTGATGGAATAAGGGAAAGACTTGAGACAGCAAAGGGAAATGTGAGAAAACTTGGTGCAGATTATCTAATATACGGATTGATTGATGCTATTGTTGATAGTTATTTTATTATACTTGAGAAAATAGGAGACAATACAGAAGATATAGAGCAGGAACTTATGGAAGATCCAAAGAAAGAATTACTTCAGAGTATCTATAAGTTAAAGCGAGAAATGATATTCCTAAATAACTCTATATGGCCATTAAGGGAATTGGTAAGCGCGCTTGCTAGAACTGAATCTTCAGTATTCGATAAAAATACTTCCTTGTATTTTAGGGATGTATACGATCATATTATTCAAGTAATTGATATTATTGAATCCTATAGAGATATGGTCTCAGGAATGCTGGACACTTATCTATCAAGTATAAGTAATAGAACTAATGATGTAATGAAAGTTTTAACCATATTTTCAACTATGTTTATTCCGTTAACTTTTCTCGTGGGGATTTATGGAATGAATTTTGAAAATATGCCAGAATTAAAATGGAGATATGGTTATATAGTGTTTTGGCTTTTAACTGTTATTATAATTTATATAATGTTAAGGTATTTTAAAAGAAAAAAGTGGCTTTAA
- the tkt gene encoding transketolase → MKQIDELSVSAIRILSVEGVQKANSGHPGLPLGAAPMGYTLWSRHMKHNPHNAKWADRDRFVLSAGHGSMLLYSLLHLFGYGVTVEDLKNFRQQGSKTPGHPEYGHTVGVETTTGPLGQGIANAVGMAMAEAHLAKKFNRPGYDIVDHYTYAISGEGCLMEGISGEACSLAGTLALDKLILLYDCNKISIEGHTDISFREDVAKRYEAYNWQVLTVENGNDVEEISNAIKAAKADKKRPSIIIVKTQIGYGSPKAGTSGAHGEPLGKENIAKTKEFLGYNFDEEFHVPGEVREHMNSLIAEGEKSEAEWNKMFENYKNEYPELAKEWEVWHSEELPVDLLNDEDFWKFDKKMATRASSGEVINRLAKILPNLMGGSADLAPSNKTYMKDKGDFSAEDRSGLNLHFGVREHAMAAIANGIAVHGGFRTFVSTFFVFSDYMKGAMRLSALMKLPVVYVLTHDSIGVGEDGPTHEPIEQLASLRSIPNFHVFRPADSKETAAGWYSAINRKDGPTALVLTRQDLPLYAETSKEALKGAYILKDSEKETPDIILMASGSEVEFIYEAAKVLKEKGVDARVVSMPSWELFEAQGEEYKERILPKSVRKRLAVEAASSFGWYKYVGLDGEVVSIDTFGASAPAGVLFKQFGITTENVVEKALNLVK, encoded by the coding sequence ATGAAACAAATTGATGAATTATCAGTAAGTGCAATCAGAATACTTTCTGTTGAAGGAGTGCAAAAAGCAAATTCAGGACATCCTGGACTACCACTTGGTGCTGCACCAATGGGATATACTCTATGGTCAAGGCATATGAAGCACAATCCACACAACGCAAAGTGGGCAGATAGAGATAGATTTGTATTATCAGCAGGACATGGATCAATGCTTTTATATTCCTTACTTCACCTTTTTGGATATGGAGTTACAGTTGAAGATTTAAAAAACTTTAGACAACAAGGAAGCAAGACTCCTGGTCACCCAGAATATGGTCATACTGTTGGAGTTGAAACTACAACTGGACCTCTAGGTCAAGGTATTGCAAATGCTGTTGGTATGGCAATGGCAGAAGCACATTTAGCTAAGAAGTTTAACAGACCAGGTTATGACATTGTGGACCATTATACATATGCAATATCAGGAGAAGGCTGCTTAATGGAAGGTATCAGCGGAGAAGCTTGTTCATTAGCAGGTACTCTAGCTCTTGATAAACTTATACTATTATATGATTGCAATAAGATTTCTATAGAAGGACATACAGACATTTCTTTCAGAGAAGATGTTGCAAAGAGATATGAAGCCTATAATTGGCAAGTACTTACAGTAGAAAATGGAAATGATGTTGAAGAAATATCAAATGCTATTAAGGCTGCAAAAGCAGATAAAAAGAGACCAAGTATTATTATTGTTAAAACCCAAATAGGTTATGGTTCACCAAAGGCTGGAACATCAGGAGCTCACGGAGAGCCTTTAGGAAAAGAAAACATAGCTAAGACAAAGGAATTTTTAGGATATAACTTTGATGAAGAATTCCATGTACCTGGGGAAGTTAGAGAGCATATGAATTCTTTAATTGCGGAAGGCGAAAAGTCAGAAGCTGAATGGAATAAAATGTTCGAAAACTATAAAAATGAATATCCAGAGCTTGCTAAAGAGTGGGAAGTATGGCATAGTGAAGAGCTTCCAGTAGATCTGTTAAATGATGAAGACTTTTGGAAGTTTGATAAGAAGATGGCTACAAGAGCTTCCTCAGGAGAAGTAATAAACAGACTTGCAAAGATACTTCCAAACTTAATGGGAGGTTCTGCAGACCTTGCTCCATCAAACAAAACTTATATGAAGGATAAGGGAGACTTTTCTGCTGAAGATAGAAGCGGTTTAAATCTGCACTTTGGTGTAAGAGAACATGCTATGGCAGCTATTGCTAATGGTATAGCTGTTCATGGAGGATTTAGAACTTTTGTATCAACTTTCTTCGTATTCTCAGATTATATGAAGGGAGCTATGAGACTTTCAGCTCTAATGAAACTTCCTGTAGTTTATGTATTAACTCATGACAGTATAGGTGTTGGAGAAGATGGACCTACTCATGAGCCTATTGAACAATTAGCTTCTTTAAGAAGTATACCAAATTTCCATGTATTTAGACCAGCAGATTCAAAGGAAACTGCAGCAGGTTGGTATTCTGCAATTAATAGAAAAGATGGTCCAACAGCTTTAGTATTAACAAGACAAGATCTTCCACTATATGCTGAAACTTCAAAGGAAGCATTAAAGGGAGCTTATATATTAAAAGATAGTGAAAAGGAAACTCCAGATATAATTCTTATGGCTTCAGGTTCAGAAGTAGAATTTATTTATGAAGCTGCTAAAGTATTAAAGGAAAAGGGAGTAGATGCTAGAGTAGTAAGTATGCCTTCATGGGAGTTATTCGAAGCTCAAGGTGAAGAGTATAAGGAAAGAATACTTCCTAAATCAGTAAGAAAGAGATTAGCTGTAGAAGCTGCTAGTTCTTTTGGATGGTATAAATATGTAGGACTTGATGGAGAAGTAGTATCTATTGATACCTTCGGAGCATCAGCACCTGCAGGTGTATTATTTAAACAATTTGGAATAACTACTGAAAATGTAGTAGAAAAAGCATTAAATTTAGTTAAATAA
- a CDS encoding YkuS family protein → MKSIGIQKGLNTVKDYLQNSGYQTYEVDTTNKNNPTTLKSFDALIVTGMDDNEMGYDNTSTKIPVVNANGMTPEDVKKFLDTNLK, encoded by the coding sequence ATGAAAAGCATAGGAATACAAAAGGGACTAAATACAGTTAAAGACTACCTTCAAAATAGCGGTTATCAAACTTATGAAGTAGATACCACTAATAAAAACAATCCTACTACTCTTAAGAGTTTTGATGCACTAATTGTTACTGGTATGGATGACAACGAAATGGGGTATGACAATACTTCCACAAAAATACCTGTAGTAAATGCTAATGGAATGACTCCAGAAGACGTAAAAAAATTCCTTGATACGAATTTGAAATAA
- a CDS encoding class I SAM-dependent methyltransferase encodes MKFYKELSKVYDVVFPKDENTLEFLCKNLKVNSKILDLACGTGSYAIALAQKGHRVDAVDLGEEMINIAKSKGGLYVNFALADMTKVKEVFQGSKYDFIFCIGNSLVHLENREKVQTLLKNMHDMLNYEGSILLQIINYDRIIKYNIDSLPTINRAEKGLKFIRNYVYNEKSSKVDFNTELVILKDGKEEKLENSVELLAIQSEELIAMLEKAGYSNIELFGGFQGEEYNDKTMALVIKANK; translated from the coding sequence ATGAAATTTTATAAAGAATTAAGTAAGGTTTATGATGTAGTATTTCCTAAAGATGAGAATACCTTAGAGTTTTTATGCAAGAATTTAAAGGTTAATTCTAAAATACTGGATTTAGCTTGTGGTACTGGAAGTTATGCTATTGCACTAGCACAAAAGGGGCATAGAGTTGATGCAGTGGATTTAGGAGAGGAAATGATTAATATTGCTAAAAGCAAAGGCGGGCTTTATGTAAATTTTGCTCTTGCTGATATGACAAAGGTTAAAGAAGTTTTTCAAGGCAGTAAATATGACTTTATATTCTGCATTGGAAATTCCTTGGTGCATTTAGAAAATAGGGAAAAAGTTCAAACGCTGCTTAAAAATATGCATGATATGCTAAACTACGAAGGTTCAATTCTTCTTCAAATTATAAATTATGATAGAATAATAAAATATAATATAGATTCATTGCCTACTATTAATAGAGCTGAAAAGGGCTTAAAGTTTATAAGAAATTATGTTTATAATGAAAAGAGCTCAAAGGTTGATTTTAATACTGAGCTTGTAATTTTAAAAGATGGCAAAGAAGAAAAATTAGAGAATTCAGTTGAACTACTAGCTATTCAAAGTGAAGAACTTATAGCTATGCTTGAAAAAGCTGGCTATTCCAATATAGAACTATTTGGAGGATTCCAGGGAGAAGAATATAATGATAAAACAATGGCGTTAGTGATTAAGGCCAATAAATAA
- a CDS encoding ribonuclease Z, whose amino-acid sequence MLDIALVGCGGSMPVPNRYLTSMMAAFNGSMMLIDCGEGTQVSLKMLKWGFKAIDIVAFTHYHGDHIIGFPGLLLTMGNSGRTAPLNVLGPPGLKNVVNGLRVICPELPFELNLIEISTDTPEHIRIGEFSISTLPVEHTLPCLAYKIEALRTKKFNREKAESLKIPMKFWNRLQKGEEIEFEDNVFTPDMVLGESRKGLQVCYCTDSRPINELVDFIKDSELFICEGMYGDDSNLDKALQNKHMLFSEAAMLAKEGTVDELWLTHYSPALACPEDYLEDARKIFSNTVTGQDRMIKKLMFSK is encoded by the coding sequence ATGCTTGATATAGCACTTGTTGGATGTGGGGGAAGTATGCCTGTACCTAATAGATACCTTACATCTATGATGGCAGCGTTTAATGGCAGCATGATGCTTATAGATTGTGGAGAAGGTACACAAGTTTCTCTAAAAATGCTTAAGTGGGGCTTTAAAGCTATAGATATTGTTGCTTTTACCCACTATCATGGAGATCATATAATAGGCTTTCCAGGACTTCTATTAACTATGGGGAATTCAGGAAGAACTGCTCCTCTTAATGTACTAGGACCTCCAGGGTTAAAAAATGTTGTAAATGGGCTAAGGGTAATTTGTCCAGAGCTGCCATTTGAATTAAACTTAATAGAGATATCAACTGATACGCCTGAACATATTAGAATAGGTGAGTTTTCTATAAGTACTCTTCCTGTGGAGCATACTTTACCGTGCTTGGCTTATAAAATTGAAGCCTTAAGAACTAAAAAATTCAATAGGGAAAAAGCAGAAAGTTTAAAAATACCTATGAAATTTTGGAATAGGCTTCAAAAGGGTGAAGAGATTGAATTTGAGGATAATGTATTTACTCCAGATATGGTACTGGGCGAATCAAGAAAAGGGCTCCAAGTATGTTATTGCACTGACAGCAGGCCTATAAATGAATTAGTGGACTTCATAAAAGATTCAGAACTATTTATTTGTGAGGGCATGTATGGAGATGATAGTAATTTAGATAAGGCATTGCAAAATAAACATATGCTTTTTAGTGAAGCGGCAATGCTAGCAAAGGAAGGTACTGTGGATGAGCTATGGTTAACGCATTATAGCCCAGCACTAGCATGTCCAGAGGATTATTTGGAAGATGCAAGAAAAATCTTTTCAAATACAGTGACTGGTCAGGATAGAATGATTAAAAAACTTATGTTTTCAAAGTAG
- a CDS encoding type II CAAX endopeptidase family protein, protein MRKQVSPSIRQANIIYLLLVIIITIGSAILQPILGLGGNLWVNELIYLLLPVAVLCKLNGWSFRETYRYKSTSKSNIGLGILSGISIWFFAAYISIIITTGLDKGVGKLSVDLSKISTTPLQGILMLIGMVILAPLCEELFFRGFVQRAYESCSKKYSFIIAGVLFGLFHVLNGVSSIFSATIMGLVLGYLVYRTDSIFTSMSAHAAMNFSAIVFSSALTSMDITKIPIWFHIAAFVGICLCVYLLRRVRRNNIKGTDIYFGEYLPNERKKGNAYIALAIAILFLFAMGSFELLIRSGSISVPTSAETKIDSK, encoded by the coding sequence ATGAGAAAACAAGTTTCACCTAGCATTAGGCAAGCTAATATAATTTACTTACTGTTGGTAATAATAATTACAATAGGAAGTGCGATACTTCAGCCTATATTAGGACTAGGAGGTAATCTTTGGGTAAATGAACTTATATACCTTTTGCTTCCAGTGGCTGTATTATGTAAGCTTAATGGTTGGTCATTTAGAGAAACATACAGATATAAAAGCACATCTAAAAGCAATATAGGTTTAGGAATACTATCTGGAATATCAATATGGTTTTTTGCTGCCTATATTTCAATAATAATTACAACTGGGCTAGATAAAGGGGTAGGAAAATTAAGTGTAGATTTATCAAAGATATCAACCACACCTTTACAAGGTATCCTTATGCTTATAGGTATGGTAATTTTAGCCCCATTATGTGAGGAATTATTTTTTAGAGGATTTGTTCAAAGAGCATACGAAAGCTGCAGCAAAAAGTATAGCTTTATAATAGCTGGTGTACTTTTTGGACTATTCCATGTTCTAAATGGAGTTAGCAGCATATTCTCAGCAACAATAATGGGGTTAGTGCTTGGGTATCTTGTGTATAGAACGGATTCCATTTTCACATCCATGAGTGCACATGCAGCTATGAATTTCAGTGCAATAGTGTTTAGCTCTGCTTTAACAAGTATGGATATAACAAAGATTCCTATTTGGTTTCATATTGCTGCATTTGTGGGAATATGCTTATGTGTATATTTATTAAGGAGAGTTAGAAGAAATAATATTAAGGGTACTGATATATACTTTGGTGAATATTTACCCAATGAAAGAAAAAAGGGGAATGCTTATATTGCACTAGCGATAGCTATTTTATTTCTTTTTGCAATGGGAAGCTTTGAATTATTAATAAGGTCAGGCAGTATTTCAGTACCAACTTCTGCAGAAACAAAAATAGATTCAAAATAG
- a CDS encoding C40 family peptidase — translation MKLKNKITGVALLITLIMSVNTTVFADPTVDSLNKQKQQLENQKNQYNKDINQNQLNADSAQKDIENINLQIEKLDSKIEGLNRTIKDTNVKISAKEADIQVAQKNIEIAEANIASEQELFGKRMRAMYMDGGFPQYISILLSSKNFGDLVTKAENISLIIKYDNKIIKNLSDNEEKLKVAQMDLKKDKDELLAYKQDNANKLAELKSNVQNQQQLVAEAKRRQAYYLSQISDYKNKIAAADKQVQDTVKQMQALALAQAKNNQQNNGVNIPATSNAIVAYAYKFLGCPYVWGAEGEIFTQADIDMYKNTNHDVSDMKSLIGKQAFDCSGLMQYVYAHFGIHIGRTTYEQINNGTPVDRSNLKPGDLILFGTYSDPHHVGMYVGNNCYIQAPYSGDVVRVSLLTDSDEYLCARRILN, via the coding sequence ATGAAATTAAAGAATAAAATAACAGGAGTTGCTTTGTTAATAACTTTAATAATGTCAGTTAATACAACTGTATTTGCTGATCCAACGGTAGATTCTCTAAACAAGCAAAAACAACAGCTGGAGAATCAAAAAAATCAATATAATAAGGATATTAATCAAAACCAATTAAATGCTGACAGCGCCCAAAAAGATATTGAAAATATTAATTTGCAGATTGAGAAACTAGATTCTAAGATAGAAGGACTTAATAGAACTATTAAAGATACAAATGTAAAAATTTCAGCAAAAGAAGCGGATATACAAGTAGCTCAGAAAAATATTGAAATAGCCGAGGCTAATATTGCAAGTGAACAAGAATTATTCGGCAAAAGAATGAGAGCTATGTATATGGACGGTGGTTTTCCTCAATATATTAGTATACTACTATCCTCAAAAAATTTTGGTGACCTTGTTACCAAAGCTGAGAATATTTCATTAATAATTAAGTATGACAATAAAATAATAAAAAACTTATCAGATAATGAGGAAAAACTCAAAGTAGCTCAAATGGATTTAAAAAAAGATAAAGATGAATTATTAGCATATAAACAAGATAATGCAAATAAACTAGCTGAGCTTAAAAGTAATGTGCAGAATCAACAGCAGCTAGTAGCAGAAGCAAAAAGAAGACAAGCTTATTATCTGAGTCAGATAAGCGATTATAAAAATAAAATTGCTGCTGCAGATAAGCAAGTTCAAGATACAGTCAAACAAATGCAAGCATTAGCTTTAGCTCAGGCTAAAAATAATCAACAAAATAATGGAGTAAATATACCAGCAACTTCAAATGCTATAGTGGCATATGCCTATAAATTTTTAGGATGTCCTTATGTCTGGGGAGCTGAAGGCGAAATATTTACTCAAGCTGATATTGATATGTACAAAAACACAAATCATGACGTAAGTGACATGAAAAGTTTAATAGGTAAACAAGCCTTTGATTGCTCTGGTCTTATGCAGTATGTATATGCACACTTTGGAATACATATAGGAAGAACCACATATGAGCAAATAAACAATGGAACCCCTGTAGATAGAAGTAATTTAAAGCCTGGAGATTTAATTTTATTTGGAACTTACAGCGATCCTCATCATGTTGGTATGTATGTAGGAAATAACTGCTATATACAGGCACCTTATAGCGGAGATGTAGTGAGAGTGTCATTATTGACAGATTCAGATGAGTACTTATGTGCTAGAAGAATATTAAATTAG
- a CDS encoding ABC transporter permease → MRSYIAFTKKEWMDYLRNYKAMILIIVFAILGIMSPLSAKFMPDILKEFMPAGMSIQLPEPSNIDSWTQFFKNVSQMGSIVMVIIFSGMMSNEYEKGTLVNLVTKGLSRKSIIAAKYTIALVLWTISYWVCFFITWAYTLYYFPEGKTTNLTLAVFGFYLFGIMLILIVTLGAISFKNTYGSLLFTAIFTAVLFIINLFPKAVKWNPLQLASSNMKILQGALTFSDIRNSIIILIIITLCSLGLSIVIFNKKLL, encoded by the coding sequence ATGAGGTCATATATTGCTTTTACAAAGAAAGAATGGATGGATTATTTAAGAAATTATAAGGCAATGATTTTAATAATCGTATTTGCAATCTTAGGTATTATGAGTCCGCTAAGTGCTAAGTTTATGCCTGATATACTAAAGGAATTTATGCCTGCAGGGATGTCTATTCAGTTGCCAGAGCCATCTAACATAGACTCATGGACTCAGTTCTTTAAAAATGTATCTCAGATGGGATCTATAGTAATGGTTATTATTTTTAGTGGAATGATGTCAAATGAATATGAAAAGGGAACTCTAGTGAATCTAGTAACAAAAGGGTTATCACGAAAGTCTATTATTGCAGCAAAATATACTATAGCACTTGTATTATGGACTATAAGTTACTGGGTATGCTTCTTTATTACATGGGCATACACCCTGTATTATTTTCCAGAAGGAAAAACAACAAACCTGACTTTAGCTGTTTTTGGCTTTTACTTATTTGGTATAATGCTGATTTTAATTGTTACCCTAGGCGCTATAAGTTTTAAAAATACCTATGGTTCCCTGCTTTTTACAGCTATTTTTACAGCAGTACTTTTTATCATTAATCTGTTTCCTAAAGCAGTAAAATGGAACCCGCTGCAGCTGGCAAGCAGTAATATGAAAATATTACAGGGTGCACTTACCTTTTCTGATATAAGAAATTCCATAATTATATTGATTATTATTACTCTATGCTCACTTGGATTATCCATAGTCATTTTTAATAAAAAGCTTTTATAA